In the genome of Cynocephalus volans isolate mCynVol1 chromosome 10, mCynVol1.pri, whole genome shotgun sequence, the window GGAAGACAACTAAGCTCTAGGAACGCTGTGCTCTGGTTCGCCGAATTTTCTGGATAGTGGAGGGCAATGTGGAGAACATTTGATGGTCATCTTACCAATGCAAGCCCGAGTTTGCAGATTCCTCTGGCTTGCCTGGGTGTTGATCTGACGGCCCCAGAGGCAGAGGAGGTGGGGGAAGTTGGACtgaacttttacttttaaaaaatctgtgcctgtagcatttttttgttttggccttTTCTAGAGTGTTGCTGAGACAGTGACAGAGGGGGTGCCACACAACTGAGGGTTCTGGTTCGTTAGGCTCCAGTTCATTGAGGTTTTCTCACCATGTTGATGCAACAGCCCTGGGTCCGGTCACCGTTGCGATGCCGAGCTCGACTTTGTTTCCTCTTTTCAGCTTTTCACAAACCTCAGCGATGGGAGGGGCAACACCCCCCCTCCCCTCGGTGTGCAGATAAGGTCACAGGGCATGTTATGTGACTTCTCAGGGCACGCAGCACATTCATCATAGACCTGGGCTCTGAACCCAGACCTCTGGGCCCCCTGTCCAGTGCCCCTCCCTGGCATGCCCAGGACAGGGCACACAATCACAGTTGGGCCCACCAGCTGGAGGCTCAGAGCCACAACCTTCTGTGAGGGATGCATGAAACTGGCCTATGATGGCTCTAACTGTGTTCTTCTCTGTCCTTGAAGAATCCGTCATCTCTCCCCAGTGCCCCGCCCTCTGGCTGCTCCCCAAGGTTATGCCCCCTGTCCTTTGGCGAAGGAGTGGAGTTTGACCCCTTACCACCGAAGGAAGTAAGGTAAATATAGCAGGCacagatttgatttgattttaaaatgttgcatTTTTTATTCCAGACATTAAtgcttgttattttaaaatgtagttaatTGCAAAAATATGACCAACTTATTAATAGTTTGGTGGATATTCTTTTGGAATTCTTTTCTGCATTCTAAGCAACTAAATATATGAACatgctttctaaaataaaaatgtgatcatGTGACAAAATTCTGCAGCTCGTTTTTTGCACTTCATATATCATGGCCATcagatgtttaaaattttgttaaatattaattCCTCTTCTGAGAAGctgctccccctccttccccaacTCTATCCTCCTCTTGAAGGTGCTGTAACCTCGTCTCATGTTATAAATTCACTGGGCAATACCAGTCTTCCTTTGGGAATTATCTCTTCCAGGATTATGTGAGGGCAAAGATTCACCAGGAGGCTCAGTTAAAGATGGGTCTTTTTAGAGAAAGGAGTTTTTCTTTTGGTAACTGGTGGTTTTATAGCTGGAGTTTCAGTCGCATTAACACAAAGGGCCCTTTGATGTGGAACAAAGAGAGGTTCATCAGCTTGGAGGTGAGCAGCTTAGGCTTTTATTCCTGTAAAGCTTGTATTTTGAACAAAATGGGGACATGACTTCGTGACATCAGCTTCCACCAGCTTCTTAACTACTTGCTCAGGGAAAATAGACATTTGCATCCAGCTCGTAGAAGAGAATGCTGATTCTTCCAGTGGTAGGGGCTGGTTGGGGGCAGTGCTGTTCGATGTGTCTaaattagggtacttcaaaaagtttgtggaaaaataggattaaaggATAGTATTAATCTTTCTAGTACCTTCATATGTGATACTCATCCGTGTTTTAGTATCTATGAAGCTGCAATAATAATGCAGTAAAATGCATTCATGCTTTGCttccataaaaaaaattaaatcccaaATCACCAAAaaaggacttaaaaaaataaagcagttgaGGAACATggatgttaatttattttaagaaaatcaagATTGTAATTGGCTTTCATTGTGAAGGTCAGATCCCCGAGTCCCTGGGTTCGGGGGTCTCCAAAACAATGGCCAGGGTGGACCAAGTACTAGGATTTGGTACAGCCAAACTTTCAGAACCAGCATTCGGGTTTCTGGCTTCCCTCATCCTCTTGTTAAAGAGCTAACTGATCACTTGAGGGGACGGAGAAGCTGCTCTCCCCTAGTGGAGCTGTAGAATCCCCCTCATCATATAGTATTACACTGACAGCACTTGCTATGTGTTAACATCTGCCTGTTTATTACTGGGCACCTTTTACAGAGagaggaacctgaggcttgggaaagtaacttgaccaaggtcTCATAGCTTAAGTAAGTGGGAGCAGAATCCAGGGGCTGCTGGCTGCAACGGGAAGCAGCGAGGGCAGGGGACTCCTGGGAATCCTGCACACCTGCatttaaatcccagctcctcGACTCACTGGCACCATGACCTTCATCTCTGCACCTCGGTATCCCTTCCCAGaattggccagttagctcccttggctagaccatggtgctgacaacaccaaggtcaagggtttggatctctgtactggctagctgccaaaaaaaaaaaaaaattagaacctgtaggtaaagtgcttagaatagtagCTGGCACATAGGAAGTACTTCATAAACTCCGTGCTGCTTCTCACTGGAGTAGCTACATCTTAACATTTGCACCCCATGAGAGATTCAAGGTCACCCTGTGCCCCTCTTCAGAGGAGTGGCCTCATGCTGCTTTGTGTCTCCTGCCCAGGTACACTTCCTCGGTCAAGTATGACTCAGAGCGGCACTTCATCGATGACGTGCAGCTGCCCCTGGGCCTGGCAGTGGCCTCCTGCAGCCAGACAGTCACCTGCATCCCCAATTGCACATGGCGCAACTATAAGGCTGAGGTGCGCTTTGAGCCCCGCCACAAGCCCACACGCTTCCTCAGCACCACCATCATCTACCCCAAGTACCCCAAGACCATCTACACCACCACCCTGGATTACAACTGCCGCAAGACGTTGAGGAGGTTTCTGTCCAGCGTGGAGCTGGAAGCCACAGAGTTCCTGGGCAGCGGTTACCTCTCTGATGAATGCTGACTCGAGCAGGCTGGGTTGGGGCTGGACCAGCTCTTCCACTGCCCTGGGCGACCCTGGTCACTTCAGGCAACGCTGGCCCTGCATGTCATTCCAGCCCCAGAGGAGTCCAACCTAGAGATACCTCTCAGCCCAgcctggggaaggaaaaaaaaatcactgcatcttataattattgagatatttgtttttttggttgttaaTTTCCAAATGGTTTTTAAAAGGAGCATATTTCCTGGTTTGCTGCTTCATAGTTCCCCCAAACTCTCGAttcaatgagaaataaaaagaccCCTAGAGCAAAAGGAAGATGGAACAATTTGAAATAGGGAAGATAGGAGAGCCTGTCTTCTGCTAGTCAGTTTTTCTGAAGAGCCTGGAAAAGTCCCTGGGACAGAAAGAgtgagttttaagaaattttggcCATGGGTGTC includes:
- the RFLNB gene encoding refilin-B, whose translation is MVGRLSLQDVPELVDTKKKGDGVLDSPDSGLPPSPSPSHWGLAAAGGGGGGGGERAPAPGVLEPDAAATPAAPNPSSLPSAPPSGCSPRLCPLSFGEGVEFDPLPPKEVRYTSSVKYDSERHFIDDVQLPLGLAVASCSQTVTCIPNCTWRNYKAEVRFEPRHKPTRFLSTTIIYPKYPKTIYTTTLDYNCRKTLRRFLSSVELEATEFLGSGYLSDEC